The Arachis ipaensis cultivar K30076 chromosome B03, Araip1.1, whole genome shotgun sequence region AATATAATTTATTCTTCTGTCCAAACCCTCCCCATATTTGTAGGATGTATCGATAAGTGATAAGTACATATTTGTAGAATGTGTCGATAAGTGATGTGTCTGGTTCATTCTTGTTTTGCTTTTATGGTGGAATCTTGATTTCTGTCTCTTAATCTGGGTTTTGTTGAGGATATATTTTACATAAGCTGCTATAAAAACCTGTAGTATCTCGCCACATTCAACAATTGTGGAACTTTTAATATTTGGTCGACATGTTGGAATGCTTGTGTAATCTAGATAATTTTCATTCTTTAATAATCCATAACACTCTAGTAACTGATTCCTTTCGCAGTTTGGGTGAATAACATAGTATGTTATGTTAGcgaacttttttttatatattggaTTATGAGTGGTGAATTCTTCAAAGATGACCTAAACTATGTGTTATACGTTGTTGTGTGCTTTTACAAAACGTCAATAACGTTTTgtttttcataattaaaataatatttttttacaaaagtcttttgataattaaaaaaatatatttttttattttgtactaTCATAGCAGTGTAAAACACCAAAATTATTAAATATTCTCGTGTTCCACACTGAAATTATCCATATGTAAAAATTTTAGCTGTACGTTAGCCTATCTAATTTTTGTATCCCTAAAATAATTGATATCCTTTTAACTTTTGCAGTTCGAATTTCAGGTTCTGTTGTTATTTTGGAAATGGCAAAAGGAAGCAAGGGACGCCAAAGGATTGCTTCTCGTCAGTACAGACTTACTCCATACCCATTGGTCTCTTGCAAAAGGGATATTTGTGAGGAGATGTGCCAGAAGAAATGCTCAAAAGTCTTGGATAAGAAAGAGCTTGAAGATGTGACTTGTTCTGTGTGCATGGAGTATCCACATAATGCTGTTCTTCTCCTTTGTTCCTCTCATGACAAGGGTTGCCGTGCCTACATGTGTGGAACTAGCTTTCGTCATTCCAACTGCCTTGATCAATACAAGAAAGCTTacacaaaagttctctcatcagagAATGGACAGCAGCTGGGGCAAGGCTCCATTAATACTCCCGTTGTGATACAGGATTCTAACTCTCCTCTCGAAACAAGTGAAGTCACAGAACTTGCTTGCCCACTATGCAGGGGCCAGGTTAAAGGTTGGACTGTTGTGGAACCTGTGCGTGACTACTTTAATGGAAAGAAAAGAAACTGCATGCAGGATGACTGCTCGTTTCTTGGGACCTATAAAGAGTTGCGGAAGCATGTGCGGGCAGAACATCCCTTGGCACGACCACGTGCAGTGGATCCTGCTCATGAACGGAAATGGAGATGGCTTGAGTGGGAGCGTGAACGGGAAGATGTTATCAGCACAGTGACATCAACCATGCCTGGGGCAGTGGTTTTTGGAGATTATGTTATAGAAGGACGGCAGAATGGACTCGATTCAGATGAGGAGGAGGGTGGTTTTAATCCGGAAAGAAATGGAAGATTCCAAATGGGTATAGAGGCAATGAATTTCTTCCTCCTGTTGCATGCTGTTCGGCAAGGGAATGACCTTAACAACCTTAGTAGACGATTTAGGTCTGAGCTTTCCCCCAATCATGTAGCAGGTCAGGATAGGGCCATTGAGCTAGATTTATCGGATGAAGAGAATGATAATGGCACGTACAATGAAGACAACGATGATGGTGTATCTCTGGTTAGCCGGCTCCAACGCCATGGTGGTGGAAGAGTTCTATTGAGTCGCTCAGGTAGAAGGCGAAGACGGAGAGATGCACAAGCAAGGATTGGGGATAGTTGAAGATTGTCCTAGTAGCAGGGAGGTTGGAAAAGGAGAGTTTGGTAGGTATATATTTAGAGCAGAAATTTAGCAATTAGCACCATGGAAGTGGTGAGTTAATAACATTTGAAGGGTTTCTTTCCCTGAAACAAGAAAATCAGAAGATGGGCATTATTATTTTGCTTTTTCGTTGTAATTCCTTTCACATGTACATTCCTACCTTCCTCCTATCGCTTTTGCACATTCTCAATTTCACTTGTGTAATCATTCGATTTTATAAAATCTTTTGACGAGTTGATTGTCATGTGAAGGATCCTATACATGTTTGAACATGTGCTAACTCATCACTTGAACTACTATCTATAGAACATAGGAATTCTGAATCGTTCCCAGCAAGGAAATCAATTATTATGTCTGGTTTTATCAAAAACATGTCAGAAGAATACTAACTCTGCATGCGATGGCCGTGTCTTAGACAATAGACATGATTGACAAATCTCCGGAATTAGCGTTGGCTGCGTGCTATCGCCTCCTTTTTGCTTGGAGATCTATAGACTTATTTCAGCCATTTTAAAAACACATTTCTTTTTATAAAGCACAAGAGTTCGTAAATGTATTataattattgaaaaatttttaagtgtaCCGATACACTCGTATTTCAGTAATTTTTAActattgatcttaattataaaaaaatataatatataacacTAGTGTATCTCAGTANNNNNNNNNNNNNNNNNNNNNNNNNNNNNNNNNNNNNNNNNNNNNNNNNNNNNNNNNNNNNNNNNNNNNNNNNNNNNNNNNNNNNNNNNNNNNNNNNNNNNNNNNNNNNNNNNNNNNNNNNNNNNNNNNNNNNNNNNNNNNNNNNNNNNNNNNNNNNNNNNNNNNNNNNNNNNNNNNNNNNNNNNNNNNNNNNNNNNNNNNNNNNNNNNNNNNNNNNNNNNNNNNNNNNNNNNNNNNNNNNNNNNNNNNNNNNNNNNNNNNNNNNNNNNNNNNNNNNNNNNNNNNNNNNNNNNNNNNNNNNNNNNNNNNNNNNNNNNNNNNNNNNNNNNNNNNNNNNNNNNNNNNNNNNNNNNNNNNNNNNNNNNNNNNNNNNNNNNNNNNNNNNNNNNNNNNNNNNNNNNNNNNNNNNNNNNNNNNNNNNNNNNNNNNNNNNNNNNNNNNNNNNNNNNNNNNNNNNNNNNNNNNNNNNNNNNNNNNNNNNNNNNNNNNNNNNNNNNNNN contains the following coding sequences:
- the LOC107631579 gene encoding uncharacterized protein LOC107631579 — encoded protein: MAKGSKGRQRIASRQYRLTPYPLVSCKRDICEEMCQKKCSKVLDKKELEDVTCSVCMEYPHNAVLLLCSSHDKGCRAYMCGTSFRHSNCLDQYKKAYTKVLSSENGQQLGQGSINTPVVIQDSNSPLETSEVTELACPLCRGQVKGWTVVEPVRDYFNGKKRNCMQDDCSFLGTYKELRKHVRAEHPLARPRAVDPAHERKWRWLEWEREREDVISTVTSTMPGAVVFGDYVIEGRQNGLDSDEEEGGFNPERNGRFQMGIEAMNFFLLLHAVRQGNDLNNLSRRFRSELSPNHVAGQDRAIELDLSDEENDNGTYNEDNDDGVSLVSRLQRHGGGRVLLSRSGRRRRRRDAQARIGDS